The DNA region CGTGACACTCATGTATTGAAGAAGATTCAACTAAAAATGACCTTTTTCGTGTTCTTTTTACCCTTTCTGCCTTGTTTGGATGCAGTTGACTTTCCAGCAGTAGATCTCAAAATTGATCAACGCTTTGGCGACTCTCATACTGAACTGGAAAGTTTCTTCTAACTTCTGTGCTTGATCCAATATTATCCGGTGATGTAAGCTTCCCAACATAGAGACTTATCTTTGATATTCATCCAACTAGTCATTGATCCAAAGGACGTTTGGTCATCGGCATTTTTCTCCATAGAGGGTGAATTTCGCTGTTGCTGGAGCCACTGCTCTTGATCCAAGATGTTACGGAAGAATGACTGATAGAGTGTTCAGATGCTGGTTCAAAATCTACAGTCTCGATTTGGCTCTACTAAACAAGGTACGATACAAACATTTGTAGTCATTGACTCATCGTCATTTTTTTTCGGTACCTCAGATTCAGAAACATAATTGTGCTTGGGActtgttcattgctcaagtGTAGTACCTCTTTGGAGATGAGGCCCCAAAGGAAATAACTCACATGCAATGCCCATTCATGCTCCAAGGGAGCAAGTTCAGTAACAAATATTCCGTCTAGAGCTGACGTCATTTGTTGACATCGCCTAATGACATCATCAGTACAAACTTCTAAAAATACTTCGCAAAATCCGTTGTGCTATTGTCACATCAATAACGTCGCCTTTTTTGACTTATGCATCGAGGGGCTTTCTAGGAGGCGCGATTGGGTTGTCATTCATGCTTTTGGTTGAAGTTTACACACGAGTGTTCATTATGTTCTACTTTAGGGGCATACACTAATATTTCCTCTGTTTCTAATTACTTGCAATAAAACTACTAAAACACTATTCCTTATTTGTTGTTTATTTAAACGAAAACCAAATTCAAGTGGGACTTAAGCTTgtataaaaattgtaaaaatcataatctcttaaatataataattttttataaaaaagtaacacctttttatgtacTATGCAaatcttttttgttttataagaaTGGGTTGCTACAAGTAAACcactaaataaaaaaagtacTACAAAGAGAGAGATTAATGACATTATAATAGACAACTGCTTAAGAAAAGTCATCTGTAAATCACTAAACAAGCTGAACTAGAACTGAGCTATTAAATcgagaaaatttaaaatttgtaggctaaaaaaaattaattaaataaactaagaatcaaactatttccaaaaataagcgtgaaaatcccaaacttatggtttggagctgttcgcagttagtaactacgaacagctataaaagacaaaatagctgttcgcagttagtaactgcgaacaactattttgtctgttttgacctattcgcagttagtaactgcgaacagcccctaAACCTCAAgtttgagaatttcacgcttatttttggaataagtttaaaatctagattattttattaattttttttatttttttcttatgtatttcaaattttcttaaatcGACAAGATGACATCCAGTACATCTAAATTCAAGAAAAATTCAAGAAAACTTTACAAATGCTGTAACATTAATGGACCTTGGCCCACACTAAGCTCTTTCAAGGTTCCCATTCCTTTCTACTCACTTATATAAAAGCCAACATCATGCTAGCTAGTTTAcaactcacaagtcacaactaAATATCGTTACTTCTCTTCCCCCTTTATATAATCTCTCTTTCACTTGCATGTGACTTCTCTATCCATCTTATTTCCCTATTATCTTAACTATATATTTGCTATTTGTAATTTTAACCAAAACAAGGCCTTAGAAATGATGCCTATAGACCATGATCCAACGTCTAATACTACAAGTCCATCTTTCAATATGAACCCTCAAGATTTCCCTCCTAGTCCTCATATTGATTTGCCATTGGCCTCGGCACGAGCTGTTAGTCCTTGTTTGGAAGAGGTCCAAAGATTCTGTCAAGACTCAAGTAGTCCTCCTCGGTTCTCTACTTTGCATGGATCCCTACGACCTATCATACTCAAGGTATTTTGTTGCCAAAAACGtatctatttcattttatttgttataCTTTGACTAAAATTATAATGTTGCAGTTCCAAGATGTTATTTACAACATTCAATTGCCTCCAACGACAGAGTCTACAACTAGTCCAAGTCCAACGACCAGGGTGATCCTAAACGGTGTAACAGGAATTGTACGCCCTGGGGAGCTCCTAGGAATGCTAGGTCCGTCAGGAAGTGGCAAGACTACCCTTTTGACCGCCATTGGAGGCCGACTCCAGGGTAAATTATCCGGTGGTTCAATAACTTATAATGGCCATGCATTTTCCAAATCTATCAAGCGCAAAATTGGATTTGTTACCCAAGATGATGTACTGTATCCGCACTTAACAGTATTAGAAACCTTAACTTTTACCGCCCTCTTAAGATTACATAAAAACCTAACTCGAAAAGACAAAATTGATCAAGTGGATATGGTTATTTCTGAGTTGGGTCTAACAAGGTGTCGAAACACCATGATCGGTGGTCCCCTCTTTCGAGGGGTGTCAGGCGGAGAAAGGAAAAGGGTTAGTATAGGACAAGAGATGTTAGTGAACCCAAGTTTGTTATTATTGGATGAACCCACATCAGGCTTGGATTCAACCACAGCTCATCGAATGATGGCCACGCTCAAAGCTCTAGCTCGTGGAGGACGAACTATGGTAACCACTATTCATCAACCTTCGAGTAGACTATACCAAATGTTCGACAAGGTGGTCGTGTTATCTGAAGGCTACCCAATTTATTGCGGTCGAGCAAGCCATGTGATAGATTATTTTTGCTCCATCGGGTTACCCCCCGGTTGCAATTTCATTAATCCAGCTGATTTTCTACTTGATCTTACTAATGGTACGTACATGCACTTAATTACTTAACTCCTTTATATATTCTTGTAATCATCTTTATTAATTCTTTTCCGAATATAATGtcttttcattatatttttagGACAATTATGATGGTAATTAatcaataataacatcaataaaAAGACTCATGTGTTTTGCATACCCAACATTATAACTTTAGTCGCAAGTTAAAGGTATGTTGGTACTGATACCCGTGAAATTGCATTAGTTGTCACATACACGTGAAATAATAGTCAGcacacatttttattttaaaatttttttctcaaaaattacCCCTATTCACAACAGAtggataatataaataaaataatttaggatAATAAAAGGTTATGTGTTCGAATTTCAAAGTAGAATATTCAGCGGTAAATATAAATAGAATTTATGATAGCTCTCATGTGAAGGGGtgtattaaagtatataacaaatTATAATGCCTCAATCATCAGCGTaaaattttattgagttgatttcttaacAAGTTagtttttaatatcatattaaaGGAAAAACGCACATAAAATtgtaaattgaaatttaatactCTATCAAAGACATATTTGAACCAagtgaataaaaatattaaggGGTTTAGCAACGCTTAGAAATGAaatcaagaaaagaaaaattcaCACGTACGTGCTGATGAATGATGATATTCCATATGCTATTTTATCTTTAAGTGAAGtgtaaaatattcattttgtCCCTAAAAAATTGTTATTAGCGTCTTTTTAGTCCGTTCATTTTCCTTtgctatattattattttaatgaaaatatttttaacattttattttatttcatttatatatttcaactctcttatataattataattttaaaatttttgtgtcATATACAACTCTAACAATTCGTTGGAAATAGAGAAAATATTCATCCACTATtaaattttctttcatttttgcTTTCATATTTGAGAATTTTGAGAATTATGTCTTACGTGGTTTTATTCGTGAATCGTGAAAATAATATACAAGAAAGAAATAATTTTGGATCACCAATTATAAGATGCATTTGTCCATCATAAAGGCACAACTTTCTACTCAACGCTCGTATTTTTTCCAATTTTAGTAAAGGTACAAGATACCCCTCCTAATAATTATAatcttttctctaattatttGCATTATGTcaacttttaataataaaattctgatttaataatttatcttttgTTAAAGTTGTGTCAAACTAAAAGATTATGAGACTAAAATAATTTGCatgattatataattaatttcaaaCTAATATTACTTTAAATTCAATGGCTGTTTGAAGAATCTTTCTCTATTGGTTCGAACTTTATTATCAAATCAAATAACTTATTCTATTGTCTAAAATTTCATATTTCATATAAAAAACAACAAGTTGAATAAGCTATAAAGCAATtacattaagaaaaaaaatatagaaataaaattaaactctaatttttaaataattcaagaTCATGCAGtaaataatcataatcaagGTACTAACTCGTACTATACatatcaaaattttgatttatcatcAATTTAAATCaaccatttatttatttatcaagccacccattttaataattaaattaagaaaaaacaaCTAATAAATTACCAAAACAAAGGTTATATAAAGGTTTAAACccctaatttctcatttatcatAGTAAATTCCTTACCACTAGGTATTCAAAAAAATTGAGAGAAAGTtatatataactattatttgttttaaactatttgattttttgggttttagtaTGTATTCAGTTGACCCACTTAATTCTAAAATCACTCgtggttttaattaaaattgttcTAAGAATTGAATTTTGTCTTACTTGGATAATAATTACAACGTATCAGAAAATGTCATAAACTTGATTTTCATTTAACTCTCATCTTCTCTCAGCCTActatgtaaatttaaaaaagactAATTTTATAACATACTCTGATTTTACaacatttttcaatttaatttttattataatatgatCTAATGTATGTTCAGGAATTTACTCGGACACAAGGCATGAAGATCAAGATGTTGAACACTATACAAAGTTGGAGCATCAAGATAATAATAGTCCAAGTTGTATCAAGCAATTTCTCATAACTTCCTATATGAACAACCTCTATCCTATCTTAAAGGCTGAAACTCACCACACATTCGGAGATCAAAATCATTCAACTCTTAATCCATCATCAGGTATTTTACTATTTGTAAAGTATAATTCAAGTCTAATATattgttaaaaattatatttaaatttatctatatttttatattgaataTTCTAATCGTAATCaataaaatgaaatgaaaaaaggATTAACTATCTCAacgaaccaactcaatcaaaaacttaagctgatgctTGAGTCCTTAGGATATGGTATATATTTTAACACGCCCCCTCATACGAGAGTCCATTAGGCTAGAATTGTGAATGCGTATAGGAGTTAATTATTACACTTTTAATGAGGGTGATTGAGATTCGGACCTGTAATCTTTTGTCACTTTGGCTCTATACCATGtaaagaaatcaactcaaccaaaagtttaagctgatggttgaagccctaggatatgttatatactctaacaaactAGGAAGTATCATGTGTAAGAAATATACTTCACATGTGATGAAGATCGCCATCACTAAAATATTGGGTTGTAGAGTTGTACATAATGTTTAGTGAATAATTCTCTTATTACCATATGATTTTAGGAAATAATAAACTTCATCAAGTATACCTGTGAATCAACACTCATTATTTATGAATTTATGGGCCCAAGCCCATAGATGTATCCACATGAGTGAATCCACAGGATGATTATATTGACGAATTGTCACAACCTAATATTAACGTCATACTTATCATACTTAATTTCTTAAGCAAATTATAGGTAGTGAAGAAAATGAATGGAGCACATCATGGTGGGAACAATTCAAAATATTGTTACAAAGAGGGTTGAAAGAGAGAAGACATGAATCATATTCTGGTCTAAGAATCTTCCAAGTGTTATCCGTTGCCATCATTTCTGGTCTTTTGTGGTGGCACTCCGATGTTACTCATATTCAAGATCAGGtcaatttcctttttttcttaaattctaatattcaaattatttttaaaaaataattaaaagcatGGATCATTATATTGTACTATTAATTCTCCTTAAATCACACACtttcttaaataattaaatttcctTGTTAGAACTTTGGAAGTATGttttttgactttgacttttggcTTTTTATTGGTTgtatgattaaaaaaaagtatttagtTAAATAATCGAACACTCTCTTAATAAAAAGTGTTTGGCTAATTATAggatttcacaaattcttacttgagactaTCTTTACAAAAGACGTCTTAAGTTTGGACTAgcctaatttttaaatttaaaaaaaaaacaactaaattttctaaaaaatgcTTTTTAACTTCTATTTTTagttttcctttttctctttcATGACAAAACTATTCATCTTTCTCTCTCAAACTTAAGAGAGAGCCTGATTGGGTTTGagtatttttgcactttttttttctaaaaaacaaTCAATagctaataataattaatttttatcaaatatctcTATAACAACAGTTAACAAATTAATCAATACTTCTAGTTTATCATTCCGTTTAATAGTTTCACCCAACGGTCatttgttaaataaaatttacagaATTACAATTCAACAATTCTTACTAATGCTTACTTTTAAAATTCTCATAAACATTTCATTTTGGCAGTCAACAATTATTGTCAAACAGAACTTACAAAATTACATGTCAACAATTCTTACTAGCtaattcttatttataataaaattctcATAAATTTTCCATTTGGGCAGATAGGGTTACTCTTCTTTTTCTCCATATTTTGGGGGTTTTTCCCTTTATTCAATGCCATATTTGCCTTCCCACAAGAAAGACAAATGCTAATAAGGGAACGAGCCTCAGGCATGTACAATCTATCAGCATACTATATGGCAAGAATAGTAGGTGACTTGCCTATGGAACTTGTACTCCCAACCATTTTTATAAGCATTACATATTATATGAGTGGGCTCAAGCCTTCACCGATAACATTTATCCTTACCCTTACAATCATCCTGTATAACGTGCTCGTTTCCCAAGGGCTCGGGCTAGCCCTAGGTGCGATACTAATGGACGTAAAGCAAGCAACAACATTAGCCTCGGTCATAATGCTCGTACTTTTGCTAGCAGGAGGGTATTACATTCAACATATACCACATTTTATTGCTTGGTTGAAGTATGTTTCCTTTAGTCATTATTGTTATAAGCTTCTTGTTGGAGTTCAATATAAAGGATATGAAGTTTATGAATGCGGGTTGGAGATTAGGTGTAAGGTGCTTGATTATCCTACAATTAAGCA from Amaranthus tricolor cultivar Red isolate AtriRed21 chromosome 3, ASM2621246v1, whole genome shotgun sequence includes:
- the LOC130807431 gene encoding ABC transporter G family member 21, whose amino-acid sequence is MMPIDHDPTSNTTSPSFNMNPQDFPPSPHIDLPLASARAVSPCLEEVQRFCQDSSSPPRFSTLHGSLRPIILKFQDVIYNIQLPPTTESTTSPSPTTRVILNGVTGIVRPGELLGMLGPSGSGKTTLLTAIGGRLQGKLSGGSITYNGHAFSKSIKRKIGFVTQDDVLYPHLTVLETLTFTALLRLHKNLTRKDKIDQVDMVISELGLTRCRNTMIGGPLFRGVSGGERKRVSIGQEMLVNPSLLLLDEPTSGLDSTTAHRMMATLKALARGGRTMVTTIHQPSSRLYQMFDKVVVLSEGYPIYCGRASHVIDYFCSIGLPPGCNFINPADFLLDLTNGIYSDTRHEDQDVEHYTKLEHQDNNSPSCIKQFLITSYMNNLYPILKAETHHTFGDQNHSTLNPSSGSEENEWSTSWWEQFKILLQRGLKERRHESYSGLRIFQVLSVAIISGLLWWHSDVTHIQDQIGLLFFFSIFWGFFPLFNAIFAFPQERQMLIRERASGMYNLSAYYMARIVGDLPMELVLPTIFISITYYMSGLKPSPITFILTLTIILYNVLVSQGLGLALGAILMDVKQATTLASVIMLVLLLAGGYYIQHIPHFIAWLKYVSFSHYCYKLLVGVQYKGYEVYECGLEIRCKVLDYPTIKHLGVHNLGFDVLALTIMLVGFRILAYYALKMNQL